A genomic window from Candidatus Liberibacter americanus str. Sao Paulo includes:
- the rplE gene encoding 50S ribosomal protein L5 codes for MADKYVPRLKSEYFSRIRDEMQKEFSYGNVMQIPKIEKVVVNMGVGQAISDSKKSEVAAADLALIVGQKPVITRAKRSIAGFKLREGMPIGVKVTLRGSKMYEFIDRLINMALPRFRDFRGLNSRSFDGFGNFSFGIKEHIVFPEIDYDKVDCVLGMDVSICTSTKDDKEAKHLLKLFGFPFPR; via the coding sequence ATTGCAGATAAATATGTGCCGCGTTTAAAAAGTGAGTATTTTTCTCGTATTCGTGATGAAATGCAGAAAGAGTTTTCTTATGGGAATGTGATGCAGATTCCAAAAATTGAAAAAGTAGTTGTTAATATGGGTGTTGGTCAGGCGATTTCTGATTCTAAGAAATCAGAAGTTGCTGCTGCTGATCTTGCTTTGATAGTTGGGCAAAAGCCTGTTATTACTCGGGCAAAGCGTTCTATTGCTGGCTTTAAGTTAAGGGAAGGTATGCCAATAGGTGTAAAAGTAACTCTGCGTGGATCAAAGATGTATGAGTTTATTGATCGTTTAATTAATATGGCTCTTCCTCGTTTTCGTGATTTTAGAGGTTTGAATTCTAGGAGTTTTGATGGTTTTGGAAACTTTTCTTTTGGTATAAAAGAGCATATTGTTTTCCCAGAAATTGATTATGATAAAGTTGATTGTGTTTTGGGTATGGATGTGTCAATCTGTACCTCAACTAAGGATGATAAAGAAGC
- the rplX gene encoding 50S ribosomal protein L24: MKKIRTGDRVIVLAGKDKGRIGQVMKVCRKYGRAFVQGINIVKRHQRQTPTQEAGIFSKESSIDLSNISLVGKCGKGVRVGFSIVDGKKIRVEKRSGEPI; this comes from the coding sequence ATGAAAAAGATTCGTACAGGCGATCGGGTTATAGTTTTAGCTGGCAAAGACAAAGGCAGAATTGGACAAGTTATGAAAGTTTGTCGTAAGTATGGTCGTGCTTTTGTTCAAGGGATAAATATTGTAAAACGGCATCAGCGTCAAACCCCTACTCAGGAAGCGGGTATTTTTTCTAAAGAATCTTCTATAGATCTTTCTAATATTTCTTTGGTTGGTAAGTGTGGTAAGGGCGTCAGAGTTGGTTTTTCGATAGTTGATGGAAAAAAAATTCGTGTAGAGAAGCGTTCTGGGGAGCCTATTTGA
- the rplN gene encoding 50S ribosomal protein L14, whose amino-acid sequence MIQVETKLLVADNSGARWARCIKVLGGSKRRFASIGDMIVVSIIDVVPRSRVKAGSTQKAVIVRVAQNVRRPDGSSFSFGTNAVVLLDGSKDVLASRVFGPVPRELRNKGYMKIVSLAGEVM is encoded by the coding sequence ATGATTCAGGTGGAAACAAAACTTTTAGTAGCAGACAACTCTGGTGCGCGTTGGGCTAGATGTATTAAGGTTTTGGGGGGGTCTAAACGTCGTTTTGCGTCTATTGGTGATATGATTGTTGTGTCGATCATAGATGTTGTTCCTCGTAGTAGAGTAAAGGCGGGCAGTACTCAAAAAGCTGTTATAGTTAGGGTTGCTCAAAATGTTCGTCGTCCTGATGGAAGTAGTTTTAGCTTTGGTACAAATGCTGTTGTTCTTCTTGATGGTTCAAAAGATGTGCTAGCTAGTCGTGTTTTTGGCCCAGTGCCGCGTGAATTGCGTAACAAGGGTTATATGAAAATTGTTTCTTTAGCTGGGGAAGTTATGTAA